The proteins below are encoded in one region of Gemmatimonadales bacterium:
- a CDS encoding (2Fe-2S)-binding protein has product MKRSVSLSVNGTTRTAEVEPRALLAHVLRDDLNLTGTQIGCDTSQCGACTVLIDGQAVKSCTLLAVQAEGAQITTLEGLATNGDLHPLQNAFWEKHGLQCGFCTPGVILTAVDLLGQNPDPSEAEIRHA; this is encoded by the coding sequence GCCTTTCCGTGAACGGCACGACCCGCACCGCCGAGGTCGAGCCGAGAGCGCTGCTCGCGCACGTCCTGCGCGACGACCTGAACCTCACCGGCACGCAGATCGGCTGCGACACGAGCCAGTGCGGCGCGTGCACCGTGCTCATCGACGGCCAGGCGGTGAAGAGCTGCACGCTGCTCGCGGTGCAGGCGGAGGGCGCGCAGATCACGACCCTCGAGGGCCTCGCGACGAACGGCGACCTGCACCCGCTCCAGAACGCCTTCTGGGAGAAGCACGGGCTTCAGTGCGGCTTCTGCACGCCGGGCGTGATCCTGACCGCCGTGGACCTGCTCGGCCAGAACCCCGACCCGAGCGAGGCGGAGATCCGGCACGC